GGCATTTATATTACGTCATTATACTGGGTCGGACATTGACCTTTGGAAAAAATCGAAGGAAATAGAGATTAGATTATTCTCAAATAATTACAACGATGACAAAAAATCGCAGATACAGTTAGTCTAGAAAATCATggacaaataaatttgtatgataaaatcaatttattaattggaGGAAAGAATGTGCTATATTAAGAGCGCAATTATTAACGAGAACGAAAAGAAGAGGATAACGAGCACAATGGCATTacgataaaaaacaaataaagcgATACAAAGAGAGAAACTCACGAgacaggaaaaaaaaacaaatggtATGAGTAATAAAACTATGTAATATGACAAATCGAGCAAAGGCTTTTCCTAATCGATCGAAATACTGAACACCTATCGCTCTGACATATATTTCTGAGGTCGCGCATTGGAATTACACAACGTAAAGATGTTATCAAACGATTGTTCCAGGGAGGAGAAAGGGAAATGGTCCGCGAGAACGAAGGCTCAGAATTAAGGGTTCGTGGCGAAAGATGAACGGCCGCAGATATCTCTCGTGGAAATTCTAATATTAGCCCGGCGTGTTCTCTAGTCGATACTTCAGACTTCAGACGTCCACCGCCACCAGTACTAACACCTATATTGCTACTACTACCACCACCAGCACCAGCACTGCCACCGTCATCGGATCGACACACTCGGCAGCACTCGGACGCATGTACATGCATGCGCGAGAAGTCGTccgaagaggaagagaaaagcGGGGAGGGAAAAGGATATAAGGACAACGAGACATCCTCCGCATATCTCGTCtcaccttttaaaaattaaattagaaaatccTCGGCGCCGCGTCAAGAAGAGCTTCACACGACGTTGTCGCGCGTCTTGGACCGGACTTTCGGCGAAAGCTGCACCGTAAGTAACATTGTCTTCACCATGTCACGACGAGGCGTACTAATACTGGCGTATGCACCGAGCCATACCGTGCCGCGCACACGCCGTGCGGACATTATGCCGCAAAGATCACCAACTTTGGAAGTGGTGGGAACAGGATTCTCGGCCATCGAGCCGCGTTAAAGCCGCGCGACCGACCGGCGTGGCGCTATCTGGAGCGATAGGGATGCACTTGGTAACGGAACGTCGCGAGATAAGACGAGTATGCTGATGCTTTGGACCCTTAGGATAATGGGAACTGAAAACCATGACCCAGGATTTCAATCAGTGGGGAAGAAACTAAAATTCACACAAAACTATCTTCACACAAAATAGATTCGGACTTATTAAAGCTAGTTTAAAAGTCTGCGGAGCAggctttcatttttttcactgCTTTAGGACCAGTTGTTCCACCTTCTATAAATTGTGTGGTAAATTATCCCCATAGATAAATGTCTATGTTTACACACCATATAATGGATGTGTGAACATAAGTGGGTATTCGTAGTCTTATGCAAGGTCTACAATGTCAACAGGAATAATGGAAtaggagtaagaagtaagaaatatgaaatcaGATTTGCTCATTTCGTTTACTCTcggtttttaattggtcaaaattgttactcttactccttactgcattactcctgctgacattgtagaccttgcattattttaatcatctcaagtaatgtcttaagatgctctGTGATTGATTGATGACTCTTAAGACTACTTAAGagtatttaagataattttaaatataagatttaactatgaataccagccataAACGCTTATCTATCAGATAATTTATCATATAGTTTATCTGGCCCTTAACCAGATTCCTGGATCATTCAAACAATTGAGTTTTTTGAAAGGTTTTTGGACTCTAAAAAATCtggtatttttaatatttaagaatattgtacaattataaaatctaaatttttttacctttttttaatgcatatcCGAATTTGGAGCAGACTCAGAAAATAGGAAAAATTTAGATCAATTTGATCTAGGTTCTGTGAAGAAGTAatacttctttaagcattttttttattaggcaATTTTTcggtgtacatacatttaacatatatagttCATTGAGATTTTCTGACATTGTTATAGCAATCAGATTGTCGTTCTTTGCAATAAACTAATAGATCTTTTAAAGGTATTTGTTGTTAATTGGTATTCTTTCATTACAATTGGATTAAGGAAATATGTGCAGAACACATTTTATTGCTAAGAAGAAAGTTTTAGCTTCTTTTAACATCTTCGCTAATTCCAATTAATTAAGGAGATTCTAAGAAAATCTAAAGAAAGTctataatacacatatataaaaaaaatcgataattaATCCTAGAACGTCATACCGGAATAATTTTGTAGCCCAGCGCGAATTTGAATTTATCTCCTAATTTAGCAGAAGGAATCAACTCGGAACACCgaccataatttaatttaaagttttaggAATGGATAAGGACACTAGTTCGCCATTAGCTTccaagtaaatgtaaaatagaagGAGAGATGTTTATACTCCAATCGTTTGTGTATACATTCAAATACCGCCATACGAAACATTGTTTTttcgtatttatattttgttcagACGGGCACTCGCTATAAAAAGAGTATTACAGCTGCATTTGTGCGAGCTGCAAGGTTTCTGTATGTGAAAATCATAGAACAATACAGTGTAACGAGTGCCGTTtggagatataaaaatattttaataattttttactttaataatgtattctttattttaaaaaataaaaataaacattttttacaattttatagcaaaataaaaaaaattgtctttattcattttttttcttaaaccatcttttttttcaactgttacttttcaaaataattatttttttaataatacgcaAAATCCATTTTATCCTGGTTCCAGATATATCTTTGACCTTTCCAAAACTGTttgattcttttaaaaattaacgaaaatacgatagattttttaaaaaaacttatttaaactttactttatttaagttaattttaatattaattaatatcattgtGAATTATACCATGGTCTTTgtcatgaaaaaaatgaatagatTCATATAGCACAATACTGATTGCAATTTATCTGTTCAAAATGTTTGGGAAGGAATGAGAAACATTTATAACCTGTATGATGTTTGAggtgaaaaaaagatatacgGTTCTAGAGTTAATCATATCAATATCTCtggaaaacatttaattgactTTATCTCTATcgttttaaagatatttaattttaaacacatatttaattttaaacatagaaTCCTTCATATTacaaatatgtgtgtgtgtgtgggggtgtgtgtgtgtgggtgtgtgtgtgtgtaaaattttatcccATAGAtagtttcttttaatttgagatatttgcctataagaaaattaaaaatcattctattataaaatgaaCATTTAAGTTAATTCTAGTAAATTTTCATCTCAATTAATCATACagtttgagaaaaatttatattcttcgATGAAGAAAAGCAAGAATTCGTTTATCAAATGAACAATGCATGTGCAGTGACATTGTGTGACTGTCAgctaatcataataaaaaattaatttcttgccAAAATTTAGGGAAGACTATGATCATaactaaatgtttttattgtgCAAGTTTGGTcttgaaattttcaaataaaagataaatatggATTTTggatcagtaaaaaaattactgttgGCGTGAATTTTCTCGTTACGTGATGTAAAAATCACTTTACGTGACCATATGCTCAGATTAAGGCGGAATTACTCCAGAAGATGAAAAAAGCATGGCAACATGGTGCATCCACTttcgtaacaattttttttctcaaattcgTTTGCGTGGAATTAATAATACGCTTTCAGAAAATGACAGCGGAGCAGCGATCGTGCAACCCGCTTATCGTCCGCATGTTCTCTATACATCCTTTTTCGCGTTTCCTTCTCCATTTACACGGCTGACAGTCAAACCGGAGAatgtatttctataaataactCTGTATCTCCAGCAGAAGAGTAtcttgaaacaaaaataagagTTTTGCTTCCCGCCACGTCGGAGCATGAGAAAACGCGAGCTTGTCTCTATGGAAAATCTTTATTTCCATCTTCGAATTTTAgcgctaaattttttttttgctttcttAAAAGATACGGGAATGCTTTCTTCAAAAATAGCTGCAATATTAtgctttcaaatttaaatctaaatcttattttttgtcTTACGATTAATTTTTGAGGGTTGCTAGGAGTTATAAGTGATTTAAACGGAATATTGTAATATGAACATGTTGAATTATTAACCATCGGAAATgtcttaatatttctttaaaattaaattcttcgtttcctctttaataattttcattcggTAAATTCAGTAATAACTTTCTGTTTCTCTATATCATGTGGTACAAAACATTCACAATACTTTGTCTTGCCATGTATTTCTCTGTGTCATGATTATACATGAATAAgcataatgtaattattaaccTTTTTGCACACACAtcaatacaatgttttttacaGATACTGATTGGCGATGTAAAAGATATcttcattttcattaaattgtttattgatGCTTTTCCTATTCTATCCTTCAATGTCTCGGGATTACAAGACAGGTGGGGAAGGAGAAAGAAGGAGGGACAAGCaaggataaaaaaga
This DNA window, taken from Monomorium pharaonis isolate MP-MQ-018 chromosome 6, ASM1337386v2, whole genome shotgun sequence, encodes the following:
- the LOC118645960 gene encoding uncharacterized protein LOC118645960, whose translation is MHVHASECCRVCRSDDGGSAGAGGGSSSNIGVSTGGGGRLKSEVSTREHAGLILEFPREISAAVHLSPRTLNSEPSFSRTISLSPPWNNRLITSLRCVIPMRDLRNICQSDRSMSDPV